One stretch of Chryseobacterium indologenes DNA includes these proteins:
- a CDS encoding HU family DNA-binding protein — protein MTKAELVNTISNKLGTEKNETQKVVEAFMQEIRTSMYNGDNVYLRGFGSFIIKTRAAKTGRNISKNTAIEIPAHNIPAFKPSKSFVEKVKTKVAVK, from the coding sequence ATGACAAAGGCAGAATTGGTAAACACCATCTCAAATAAGTTGGGAACAGAAAAGAATGAAACACAGAAAGTTGTAGAAGCTTTTATGCAGGAGATCAGAACTTCTATGTATAATGGGGATAACGTTTATCTGAGAGGTTTTGGATCTTTTATCATTAAAACAAGAGCTGCTAAAACAGGAAGAAATATTTCTAAAAACACTGCGATTGAGATTCCTGCTCATAACATTCCTGCTTTCAAACCTTCAAAATCTTTTGTAGAGAAAGTAAAAACGAAAGTTGCAGTAAAATAA
- a CDS encoding response regulator transcription factor yields MSKILSNTVRFSIADSDFYFKKIMIKTLMENPFYMLLNDCNNGHELVNRIYRRQEDVFIIELFMPVLSGIEAIKYIRKNNAETPIITYSGTYQEDMAEILSRIPNIYYCQKNSTIIKDIIKGSIASDEFDYEAYSKEWEQQPLAVQEYMDRQKKGQEELSPSEIQLMRFCYEGFSNKEIAEKLNLSTRTIDTYINRLTEKLGLKTKLHLIRFCVENGYYNSSM; encoded by the coding sequence ATGAGTAAAATATTATCTAATACCGTGCGTTTTTCTATTGCAGACAGCGATTTTTATTTTAAAAAAATAATGATCAAAACTTTAATGGAAAATCCCTTCTATATGCTATTGAACGACTGTAACAATGGTCACGAGCTTGTGAACAGAATTTACAGAAGGCAAGAAGATGTATTCATCATAGAGCTTTTTATGCCGGTATTAAGCGGAATAGAAGCCATTAAATATATCCGAAAAAACAACGCAGAAACCCCTATCATCACTTATTCCGGTACTTACCAGGAGGATATGGCTGAAATTCTATCGAGAATACCTAATATCTATTACTGCCAAAAGAACAGCACTATTATTAAAGATATCATTAAAGGGAGCATTGCCTCTGATGAATTTGATTATGAGGCCTATTCAAAAGAATGGGAACAGCAGCCACTTGCCGTACAGGAATATATGGACAGACAGAAAAAGGGACAGGAAGAGCTTTCTCCGTCTGAGATACAGCTTATGCGATTCTGTTATGAAGGTTTCAGTAATAAGGAAATTGCAGAAAAGCTGAACCTGAGCACAAGAACGATTGATACTTATATCAACCGTCTCACAGAGAAGCTGGGATTAAAAACTAAGCTTCACCTCATCCGTTTCTGTGTGGAAAATGGATACTACAACTCCAGTATGTAG